In Litoribrevibacter albus, a genomic segment contains:
- a CDS encoding DUF445 domain-containing protein: MDFQAIWLDIQAHPYYLLMPLIAGFVGYITKIMALEMMFLPLEFKGIKPYIGWQGVVPRKAPKMAESATDLLLGRLLTLEELIERLDLKRMVGEVEQHLMQITDHMIREVGDKFLPEYWHRLPNVVQFAVIKRIQKEIPDIAESIWIDIRKDPNHYIDIKHLLVSNLTKDKALLNRIFRQIGGKEFIFFRNAGFWFGLVLGCIQLMCWLIWHQPWLMPLFGGLVGLVSDWVALTLLFRPLQKIRVLGLSFQGKFIARQDEVAKDYASLIAKELLTPANMIEEVMRGPSADRLVELIQKHIEDASKEQFGRAGALVKYALGSEKLDQIKHFVVNKSIEVIPETARDVEDYAMDALDIKNTLISRMDKLTPEEFEGLLRPAFKADEKTLILAGAILGFIIGELQVQVML; the protein is encoded by the coding sequence ATGGATTTTCAAGCAATTTGGTTAGATATACAGGCGCATCCGTATTATTTGTTAATGCCGCTAATCGCGGGTTTTGTAGGGTACATTACAAAAATTATGGCCCTTGAAATGATGTTCTTACCTTTGGAGTTTAAGGGCATTAAACCTTATATAGGTTGGCAGGGCGTTGTTCCTCGTAAAGCACCCAAAATGGCGGAGTCTGCTACCGATCTCTTGTTAGGGCGATTGCTAACTCTGGAAGAGTTGATCGAGCGCTTAGACCTCAAACGTATGGTGGGTGAGGTCGAGCAGCATTTGATGCAAATCACCGATCACATGATTCGTGAAGTCGGTGATAAATTCTTACCTGAGTACTGGCATAGATTACCGAACGTTGTTCAGTTCGCAGTGATTAAGCGGATTCAAAAAGAAATCCCGGACATCGCAGAATCCATCTGGATCGACATTCGTAAAGATCCGAACCATTACATCGATATCAAGCATCTTCTGGTCTCAAACCTTACCAAAGACAAAGCATTATTGAATCGGATTTTCAGGCAAATCGGAGGAAAGGAGTTTATTTTCTTTCGTAATGCCGGATTCTGGTTTGGCTTGGTCTTAGGGTGTATTCAACTCATGTGTTGGCTGATTTGGCACCAACCCTGGTTAATGCCGTTGTTTGGTGGGCTGGTTGGATTGGTGAGTGATTGGGTGGCGCTTACCTTGTTGTTCAGACCGCTTCAGAAGATCCGTGTTTTAGGCTTATCGTTCCAAGGTAAGTTCATTGCTCGTCAGGACGAAGTGGCCAAAGATTACGCCAGTTTGATTGCTAAAGAGTTGTTAACCCCAGCCAATATGATCGAAGAAGTAATGCGAGGCCCGAGTGCCGATCGATTGGTCGAGTTGATTCAAAAACACATAGAAGACGCATCCAAAGAACAGTTTGGTCGAGCTGGGGCATTAGTTAAGTACGCGCTGGGCTCTGAAAAACTGGATCAAATTAAACACTTTGTAGTGAACAAGAGTATCGAGGTCATTCCTGAAACCGCCAGAGACGTGGAAGACTATGCGATGGATGCGTTAGATATTAAAAACACGCTTATTTCTCGAATGGACAAGCTGACGCCTGAAGAATTTGAAGGGCTCCTGCGTCCTGCTTTTAAAGCGGATGAAAAAACGTTGATTCTGGCGGGTGCGATTTTGGGCTTCATCATTGGTGAACTGCAAGTTCAGGTGATGTTGTAG